A genomic stretch from Bacterioplanes sanyensis includes:
- a CDS encoding NAD-glutamate dehydrogenase, giving the protein MLTALNNLIDERNDAKQADILRRFASLYYSGAPMDEVMARPVEDIYGAAMSCWQLVQQRQAGKNKVRVLNPDYENHGWQSNHTIIEIVCEDVPFLVDSVRIELNARQMALHAIHYCVWNVERSKDGQLKSSGNWDKPSKSSVSEAIIYIEIDHNSNPQTLEELTQALVSVLDEVQVCVADFPAIMKQADAAVASLEGGRKRTKERKEAREFLQWLINNHFTFLAYDEFEMQQDGSVQYVNRNSEADLGVFRFRSSASDHLRMDELPGEIQDFIKSPQLISFMKSGYRSRVHRPAYPDYVVLKRLNEDGEVIGGVRFLGLYTSLVYIESPNNIPIIRQKLDAVRELAGFDPHSHSGKELARILEVYPRDELFQSAVEQLHETAISVLNIQERRQTRVYLRRDTYGKFISCLVYTPRDIYNTELRQKIESVLENEFSPIDVEFNTYFSESVLARTHFMVRLDPEKSVKYDADMVERKIRQVARSWQDDLHDALVEQVGEEKGNRQYNRYRMAFPAGYRENFSPRTAVADVQHMESLFSHDCEDDLAMSFYRELEESDNQLRFKLFNRDTILPLSDVIPVLENLGLRVLGEHPYEITVEGNRTVWIHNFLLEYTLSDSITISEVKKLFQDAFRAIWQGRAENDGFNRLVLGGKLGWKDIAILRAYARYMKQIRFGISEFYIANALSRYIPIAARLVEFFHLRFGLQFDSQQDRILKMAECEEQLKIAIDEVDQLNEDRTFRRYVELMKATLRTNFFQCDDDGNTKDYVSLKIDPSAVSDMPLPRPMFEIFVYSPRVEGVHLRGGRVARGGLRWSDRTEDFRTEVLGLVKAQQVKNAVIVPVGAKGGFVAKQLPKDGGRDAFMAEGIACYQTFISALLDVTDNLVEGELVPPQQVIRHDSDDPYLVVAADKGTATFSDIANEIAVKRGFWMGDAFASGGSIGYDHKKMGITARGAWVSVQRHFRELGVNVQKQDFSVVAIGDMAGDVFGNGMLLSEHICLVAAFNHMHIFIDPTPNAATSYEERKRMFELPRSSWADYSRDLISRGGGIFSRNAKSIPISREMKQLFGIYDDRLPPNELIRAILRAPVDLIWNGGIGTYIKATSERHAQVGDKANDGVRINGNQVRAKVIGEGGNLGITQLGRIEFNLNGGASYTDFIDNAGGVDCSDHEVNIKIMLNEIMDNGDLTRKQRNEIFMSMTDQVADLVLTNNYNQTQAIALAERDCRTRLEEYSRLMRDYESQGKLNRALEFLPSEEELQDRRSQNAGLTRPELSVLISYTKADLKERLNTAEICADDYISRILTTAFPQNLFERFGEAMSGHRLRSEIIATQLANDMVNYMGITFVNRQQESTGASATEIARAYLTARDVFDLPALWQQITALDYQIDTDVQESMMADLMRLVRRASRWFLRNRRLLEDIDAEVSTFREPVLALSTRLGETLKGSALESWRQTFNERVEAGVPESLAAITAGASNLYSALGIIEAARQTEREPQQVAETYFEIGEHLSLDWFMQQINLLPAANHWDALARETLRDDLDWQQRALTVGLLSGYAEYDSLDDAIEAWASEQESLVTRWRSMLSELKAADGLEFAMVAVALRELLDLAQASRHHKAVVEGELVSAS; this is encoded by the coding sequence ATGCTGACTGCGCTCAATAATCTCATTGACGAACGCAATGACGCAAAACAAGCCGATATTTTGCGCCGCTTTGCCAGCCTCTATTACTCCGGCGCACCGATGGACGAGGTCATGGCCCGTCCGGTTGAAGACATTTACGGCGCGGCGATGTCTTGCTGGCAACTGGTGCAACAACGCCAAGCAGGCAAAAACAAAGTGCGGGTGCTCAACCCCGACTACGAAAATCATGGCTGGCAATCCAACCACACCATTATCGAAATAGTCTGCGAGGACGTTCCTTTCCTGGTGGACTCGGTTCGCATAGAGCTCAATGCACGACAAATGGCGTTGCACGCCATTCACTACTGCGTGTGGAATGTTGAACGCAGCAAAGACGGTCAGCTGAAATCGTCGGGCAATTGGGATAAGCCTTCCAAGTCTTCGGTGTCCGAAGCCATCATCTATATCGAAATTGACCACAACTCCAATCCACAAACCCTGGAGGAGTTGACGCAGGCATTGGTCAGCGTATTGGACGAAGTTCAGGTCTGTGTGGCGGATTTCCCCGCCATTATGAAACAGGCCGATGCCGCCGTGGCCAGCTTAGAGGGCGGTCGCAAGCGCACCAAAGAGCGCAAAGAAGCACGCGAATTCTTGCAGTGGTTAATTAATAATCATTTTACCTTCCTGGCTTACGATGAGTTCGAAATGCAGCAGGACGGTAGCGTGCAATACGTGAACCGTAACTCTGAAGCGGACCTTGGGGTATTTCGTTTCCGCAGCTCTGCCAGCGACCATTTGCGCATGGACGAGCTGCCCGGCGAAATCCAGGATTTCATCAAAAGCCCACAACTGATCAGCTTTATGAAGTCCGGCTACCGCAGCCGAGTGCATCGTCCAGCGTACCCGGATTACGTGGTGCTAAAACGCCTGAACGAAGACGGCGAAGTGATTGGCGGTGTGCGTTTCTTGGGCTTGTATACCTCATTGGTGTACATCGAGTCGCCTAATAATATCCCGATCATTCGCCAAAAATTGGATGCTGTACGCGAATTAGCGGGCTTTGATCCGCACTCACATAGCGGTAAAGAGCTGGCGCGCATTTTGGAAGTGTATCCGCGTGATGAGCTGTTCCAATCTGCAGTCGAGCAGCTGCACGAAACCGCAATCAGTGTGCTCAATATTCAAGAGCGTCGCCAGACGCGGGTGTATTTGCGTCGCGATACCTACGGCAAATTTATTTCCTGCCTGGTGTACACACCTCGTGATATCTACAACACCGAGCTGCGTCAAAAAATCGAGTCGGTGTTAGAGAATGAGTTTTCGCCAATCGATGTCGAATTTAATACCTATTTCTCCGAGTCGGTATTGGCTCGAACGCACTTTATGGTGCGCTTGGATCCTGAAAAATCGGTGAAATACGACGCCGATATGGTCGAGCGTAAGATTCGCCAAGTAGCACGCTCCTGGCAGGACGACCTGCACGATGCCTTGGTCGAGCAGGTGGGTGAAGAAAAAGGCAACCGCCAGTACAACCGCTATCGCATGGCTTTCCCAGCCGGTTACCGTGAGAACTTTTCGCCGCGCACTGCCGTCGCCGACGTGCAGCACATGGAGTCACTGTTCAGTCACGACTGCGAAGACGATTTGGCGATGAGCTTTTATCGCGAGCTGGAAGAAAGCGACAATCAGCTGCGCTTTAAGCTGTTTAACCGTGACACCATTTTACCGCTGTCGGACGTGATTCCAGTTCTGGAAAACTTAGGGCTGCGTGTACTGGGCGAGCACCCTTATGAGATTACCGTCGAAGGTAATCGTACCGTGTGGATTCACAACTTCCTGTTGGAATACACACTGTCCGACAGCATCACCATTTCTGAGGTGAAAAAACTATTCCAGGATGCCTTCCGTGCTATTTGGCAAGGTCGCGCAGAAAACGACGGCTTTAATCGCCTGGTACTGGGTGGCAAGCTGGGTTGGAAGGACATCGCCATCTTGCGTGCGTATGCGCGCTACATGAAGCAAATTCGCTTTGGCATTTCTGAGTTCTATATTGCCAACGCACTGAGCCGCTACATTCCAATCGCGGCGCGTTTAGTGGAATTCTTCCATCTGCGTTTTGGGCTGCAGTTTGATAGCCAGCAGGATCGAATTCTGAAAATGGCTGAGTGCGAAGAGCAGCTGAAAATCGCCATTGATGAAGTGGATCAGCTGAACGAAGACCGCACCTTCCGCCGTTATGTGGAACTGATGAAGGCGACCTTGCGGACGAACTTCTTCCAGTGCGATGACGATGGCAATACTAAAGATTATGTCTCTTTGAAGATCGATCCGTCGGCGGTATCGGATATGCCGCTGCCGCGCCCGATGTTCGAAATCTTTGTGTATTCTCCGCGTGTTGAGGGTGTGCACCTGCGTGGTGGTCGAGTTGCCCGTGGTGGTTTGCGTTGGTCAGATCGCACGGAAGATTTCCGGACCGAAGTATTGGGCTTGGTGAAAGCGCAGCAGGTGAAAAACGCAGTGATCGTACCGGTCGGTGCGAAGGGCGGTTTTGTTGCCAAACAGCTGCCTAAAGACGGCGGCCGCGACGCCTTTATGGCTGAAGGCATTGCGTGTTATCAGACCTTTATTTCGGCTCTGTTGGATGTGACCGATAACCTGGTTGAAGGTGAACTGGTGCCACCACAACAGGTGATTCGCCACGACAGCGACGATCCGTACCTGGTGGTGGCGGCCGATAAAGGCACCGCGACCTTCTCCGACATTGCCAACGAAATTGCCGTTAAACGTGGTTTCTGGATGGGTGATGCGTTCGCATCCGGTGGTTCTATCGGTTACGACCATAAAAAAATGGGCATTACCGCTCGCGGTGCCTGGGTATCGGTGCAACGACACTTCCGTGAACTGGGCGTGAATGTTCAGAAGCAGGATTTTTCCGTCGTTGCCATTGGTGATATGGCCGGCGACGTATTTGGTAATGGCATGCTGTTGTCTGAGCACATTTGCTTGGTCGCGGCCTTTAACCACATGCACATCTTTATTGACCCAACGCCGAACGCGGCCACCAGTTATGAAGAGCGCAAGCGCATGTTCGAATTGCCGCGCTCCAGTTGGGCCGACTACAGCCGTGATTTGATTTCACGCGGTGGCGGTATTTTCTCGCGTAATGCTAAGAGCATTCCCATTTCGCGCGAAATGAAGCAGCTGTTCGGTATTTACGACGACCGCCTGCCGCCGAATGAGCTGATTCGTGCCATCTTGCGTGCGCCGGTGGATTTGATCTGGAATGGCGGCATCGGCACATATATCAAGGCCACCAGCGAGCGTCACGCGCAAGTGGGTGATAAAGCCAATGACGGTGTGCGCATCAATGGCAATCAGGTGCGCGCCAAAGTTATTGGTGAAGGCGGTAACCTGGGTATTACCCAATTGGGCCGCATTGAGTTCAATCTCAATGGCGGTGCGTCCTACACCGACTTTATTGATAACGCCGGTGGTGTGGACTGCTCCGACCACGAGGTGAACATTAAGATCATGCTCAATGAGATCATGGACAATGGCGATCTGACGCGTAAGCAGCGTAACGAGATCTTTATGTCGATGACCGATCAAGTGGCCGATCTGGTGTTGACCAACAACTACAACCAGACCCAAGCCATCGCTTTGGCTGAGCGTGATTGCCGTACACGCCTGGAGGAGTACTCGCGCCTGATGCGCGATTACGAGAGTCAGGGCAAGTTGAACCGTGCGTTGGAGTTTTTGCCAAGCGAAGAAGAGCTGCAAGATCGTCGCAGCCAAAACGCGGGTTTAACGCGTCCAGAATTGTCGGTGCTGATTTCCTACACCAAAGCCGACTTAAAAGAGCGCCTGAATACCGCTGAAATCTGCGCCGATGATTACATCTCGCGCATTTTGACCACAGCGTTCCCGCAGAACCTGTTTGAACGCTTTGGAGAAGCCATGTCTGGCCACCGTCTGCGCAGCGAGATCATTGCCACGCAATTGGCCAACGACATGGTCAACTACATGGGCATCACTTTCGTTAATCGCCAGCAGGAGTCCACCGGTGCCAGTGCCACCGAGATTGCTCGTGCTTATCTGACGGCGCGTGATGTGTTCGATTTGCCTGCCTTGTGGCAGCAAATTACCGCGCTGGATTATCAGATCGATACCGATGTGCAAGAAAGCATGATGGCCGATCTGATGCGTTTGGTGCGCCGAGCCAGCCGTTGGTTCTTGCGCAATCGTCGCTTGCTGGAAGACATCGATGCTGAGGTCAGCACCTTCCGTGAGCCGGTATTGGCGTTGTCTACTCGCCTGGGTGAAACGTTAAAAGGCTCGGCGCTGGAAAGCTGGCGTCAAACCTTTAATGAGCGGGTGGAAGCTGGAGTGCCAGAATCGTTGGCGGCCATCACCGCCGGTGCTTCGAACCTCTATTCGGCGCTCGGCATCATTGAGGCAGCGCGTCAAACTGAGCGTGAACCGCAACAAGTGGCCGAGACTTACTTTGAGATTGGTGAGCACTTGTCGCTGGATTGGTTTATGCAACAAATTAACCTGTTGCCAGCCGCCAATCACTGGGATGCTCTGGCGCGCGAAACTCTGCGCGACGACCTGGACTGGCAGCAGCGTGCGCTGACCGTCGGCTTGTTGTCGGGTTATGCCGAGTACGACTCGCTGGACGACGCCATTGAAGCTTGGGCCAGCGAGCAAGAAAGCCTAGTGACACGCTGGCGCAGTATGCTGTCTGAGCTGAAGGCCGCCGATGGGCTGGAGTTTGCTATGGTGGCGGTGGCGCTGCGTGAACTGCTCGATCTGGCGCAAGCCAGTCGTCATCACAAAGCGGTGGTAGAGGGCGAGCTCGTCAGCGCGTCGTAA
- a CDS encoding DUF2835 domain-containing protein — protein MSQRIVVDLAISADDYLAYYSGTAKNVVATAEDGRIVRFPANILQRVVGHEGIYGRFAIEFDSAGKFTGITKLN, from the coding sequence ATGAGTCAGCGCATTGTGGTGGATTTGGCGATTTCTGCCGACGACTATCTGGCTTATTACAGTGGAACGGCCAAGAACGTGGTAGCGACAGCGGAGGACGGGCGCATTGTGCGTTTTCCCGCCAATATTTTGCAGCGTGTGGTCGGCCACGAAGGTATTTATGGCCGCTTTGCCATTGAGTTCGATTCAGCCGGTAAATTTACTGGTATTACCAAGTTGAATTAA
- a CDS encoding transposase, with protein MKRSTSELTDQQWAHIEPCLPSLPRGKGGPKPISNRACFEGILWVLRSGARWRDLPERYPSPSTCWRRLQYWEEQGAWVKAWRKLLRVLDQQSRLNWEESFSDGSFAPAKKGASVLEKPSVVRGRSG; from the coding sequence ATGAAACGTTCAACCTCAGAACTGACCGACCAACAGTGGGCACACATTGAGCCTTGTTTACCCAGCCTGCCTCGTGGCAAAGGGGGTCCCAAACCTATCAGCAATCGAGCCTGTTTCGAGGGCATTTTATGGGTCTTACGTTCAGGTGCGCGCTGGCGTGATCTACCCGAGCGCTATCCTTCACCGAGTACCTGCTGGCGCCGCCTTCAGTACTGGGAAGAGCAAGGTGCATGGGTCAAAGCCTGGCGTAAGCTTCTTCGCGTTCTGGATCAACAGTCGCGGTTAAATTGGGAAGAATCGTTTTCTGATGGTAGTTTTGCACCCGCAAAAAAAGGGGCCTCGGTGTTGGAAAAACCAAGCGTGGTAAGGGGTCGAAGTGGATGA